The following are from one region of the Gammaproteobacteria bacterium genome:
- the eno gene encoding phosphopyruvate hydratase — protein MSAIVDVIAREILDSRGNPTIEADVLLESGVLGRASVPSGASVGTREAMELRDGDAQRYSGKGVLKAVENVNTEISETLMGLDATEQNFIDQEMINLDGTENKSRLGANAILAVSLAVAKAAAEESGLPLYRYLGGAASMSMPVPLMNLINGGAHANNNINMQEFMIVPLGIADFRDAIRCGAEVFSTLKKLIHGKGMPTTVGDEGGFAPNLENNEAALQLIVQAIDQAGYQPGRDVAIGIDCASSEFYQDGKYHLASDGLHLTSEQFADYLASWVDKYPIISIEDGMSELDWAGWELLTAKLGKSIQLVGDDIFVTNTKILQEGIKRDIANSILIKVNQIGTLTETFSAIEMAKCAGYTAVISHRSGETEDTTIADIAVATNALQIKTGSMSRSDRLAKYNQLLRIEEDLGDSASYAGRRAFYQLK, from the coding sequence ATGAGCGCAATAGTAGATGTTATCGCTCGCGAGATTCTTGATTCTCGCGGTAATCCAACCATTGAAGCGGATGTTCTGCTCGAATCCGGCGTGCTCGGGCGCGCCTCGGTTCCATCCGGAGCATCCGTCGGTACGCGGGAGGCAATGGAATTACGCGATGGCGATGCGCAACGTTACTCCGGCAAAGGCGTGCTCAAAGCTGTGGAAAATGTGAATACTGAAATTTCCGAAACATTAATGGGACTGGATGCCACCGAGCAGAATTTCATCGATCAGGAAATGATCAACTTGGACGGTACCGAAAACAAATCCAGACTCGGCGCCAATGCGATTCTTGCAGTATCGCTTGCAGTTGCCAAGGCAGCTGCGGAGGAATCCGGCCTGCCATTGTACCGCTACCTCGGCGGCGCGGCTTCGATGTCGATGCCGGTGCCTTTGATGAATTTGATCAATGGCGGTGCACACGCCAACAACAACATCAACATGCAGGAATTCATGATCGTGCCGTTGGGAATTGCCGATTTTCGCGATGCCATCCGCTGCGGCGCAGAAGTTTTCAGCACGTTGAAGAAACTCATCCATGGCAAAGGCATGCCGACCACTGTCGGTGACGAAGGTGGATTCGCGCCCAATCTGGAAAACAATGAAGCCGCATTGCAACTGATCGTTCAAGCCATTGACCAGGCCGGTTACCAACCTGGTAGAGATGTCGCCATCGGTATCGACTGTGCCAGCTCGGAATTCTACCAGGACGGCAAATACCACTTGGCATCCGACGGCTTGCACCTGACGTCCGAACAATTCGCCGATTATCTGGCGTCGTGGGTCGATAAATACCCGATCATCAGTATCGAAGACGGTATGAGCGAACTGGACTGGGCCGGATGGGAACTGCTGACCGCCAAGTTAGGCAAATCGATTCAATTGGTCGGTGATGACATCTTCGTCACCAATACAAAAATCCTGCAGGAAGGTATCAAGCGCGATATCGCCAATTCCATTCTGATCAAGGTCAATCAAATCGGTACATTGACCGAAACCTTTTCAGCGATTGAAATGGCGAAATGCGCCGGCTATACCGCCGTCATCTCGCACCGCTCCGGTGAAACCGAAGATACTACCATCGCGGATATCGCGGTCGCCACCAACGCCTTGCAAATTAAAACCGGCTCAATGTCCCGTTCCGACCGGCTCGCGAAATACAATCAATTGCTGCGGATTGAAGAGGACCTGGGAGATTCGGCAAGTTATGCCGGCCGGAGAGCGTTTTACCAGCTCAAATAA
- a CDS encoding CTP synthase encodes MTKYVFVTGGVVSSLGKGIAAASLGALLESRGLKVTMLKLDPYINVDPGTMSPFQHGEVFVTEDGAETDLDLGHYERFISTRMTRHNNFTTGQIYESVIRKERRGDYLGGTVQVIPHITDEIKRYIQMGVGDAQIAIIEIGGTVGDIESLPFLEAIRQMAVQNPRTDTCFIHLTLLPYIGSAGELKTKPTQHSVKELREIGIQPDVLLCRSDREVPKEERRKIALFTNVQEEAVISAIDVDSIYKIPGLLHEQMLDEIICHKLSILAKPADLSVWKKLVHALEHPKHTVTIAIVGKYVDLTESYKSLSEALIHAGIHTNSRINIAYIDSETIEKEGTDSLVDMDAILVPGGFGKRGVEGKIMAINFARTHRIPYLGICLGMQLAVIEYARNKTGMKGAHSTEFNPDTPYPVIGLITEWRTRDGQIETRDENSDIGGSMRLGGQECMLKKDSLAWKTYGVDTIIERHRHRYEVNSFYIPKLEKAGLCISGFSKEENLCEMIELPEADHPWFLGCQFHPEFTSTPRLGHPLFRSYVQAAIRFANERHQHAGDEKIHAVHNN; translated from the coding sequence ATGACCAAGTATGTCTTTGTGACTGGTGGTGTTGTTTCCTCCTTGGGTAAAGGGATTGCTGCCGCATCTCTGGGTGCGTTGTTGGAATCGCGCGGTCTTAAAGTCACCATGCTCAAACTGGATCCCTATATCAACGTGGATCCCGGGACCATGAGTCCGTTCCAGCATGGTGAAGTGTTTGTCACCGAGGATGGCGCTGAAACCGATCTGGATTTGGGTCATTACGAACGTTTCATCAGCACGCGCATGACGCGGCACAATAACTTCACCACCGGTCAGATTTATGAAAGCGTGATTCGCAAGGAGCGGCGCGGTGATTATCTTGGCGGCACAGTGCAAGTGATTCCGCATATCACCGATGAAATCAAACGCTACATTCAAATGGGTGTAGGCGATGCGCAGATTGCGATTATTGAGATCGGCGGCACGGTCGGCGATATCGAGTCACTGCCGTTTCTGGAAGCCATCCGGCAAATGGCGGTGCAAAATCCGCGCACCGATACCTGTTTCATCCACCTCACCCTGTTGCCTTATATCGGTTCGGCCGGTGAATTGAAAACCAAACCGACCCAACATTCGGTCAAGGAATTGCGCGAAATCGGTATTCAACCCGATGTTTTATTATGCCGCTCGGATCGCGAGGTGCCGAAAGAAGAGCGCAGAAAAATAGCACTCTTCACTAATGTTCAGGAAGAAGCGGTTATTTCCGCGATCGATGTCGACAGTATCTATAAGATCCCGGGATTACTGCATGAACAGATGCTCGACGAAATTATCTGCCATAAGCTGAGTATCCTAGCCAAACCTGCGGATTTAAGCGTGTGGAAGAAGCTGGTGCATGCGCTGGAGCACCCGAAACACACCGTCACCATCGCCATTGTCGGCAAATATGTCGATCTGACCGAATCGTATAAATCGCTGTCCGAGGCTTTGATTCATGCCGGTATTCATACCAACAGCCGGATTAATATCGCCTATATCGACTCCGAAACAATCGAAAAAGAAGGTACGGACAGCTTGGTTGACATGGATGCGATCCTGGTTCCCGGTGGCTTCGGTAAACGCGGTGTAGAAGGGAAGATTATGGCGATCAATTTCGCCCGCACCCACCGCATCCCGTACTTAGGCATTTGCTTGGGTATGCAACTGGCCGTCATCGAATATGCGCGCAATAAAACCGGCATGAAAGGTGCGCATAGCACGGAATTCAATCCGGATACCCCCTACCCGGTGATCGGTTTGATCACCGAATGGCGCACGCGCGACGGGCAAATCGAAACGCGCGATGAAAATTCCGATATCGGCGGCAGTATGCGTCTGGGTGGGCAGGAATGTATGTTGAAAAAAGATTCGCTCGCCTGGAAAACCTATGGGGTGGATACCATTATCGAACGCCACCGCCATCGTTATGAAGTCAACAGCTTTTATATTCCTAAATTGGAAAAAGCGGGGCTTTGCATCAGCGGCTTTTCCAAGGAAGAGAATTTATGCGAAATGATCGAACTTCCTGAAGCTGATCACCCGTGGTTTCTCGGTTGCCAATTTCACCCGGAATTCACTTCAACGCCGCGGCTCGGTCATCCGCTGTTCAGATCCTACGTGCAGGCCGCTATCCGCTTTGCTAATGAACGCCACCAGCATGCCGGGGACGAAAAAATACATGCCGTGCACAACAATTGA
- a CDS encoding fructosamine kinase family protein, translated as MHVWHEISAQISAVTGKPFQVKESHPTSGGCINQTYCIANESQCFFVKLNSADNLDMFAAESAGLEEIRQSAAIRVPRPICYGHNDEMAWLVLEYLNLSQSARGKASVLGEQLAAMHRVTSSQYGWYRDNTIGQTPQINSFSSDWVEFWRTQRLGYQLNLAQRNGFIGRLQTLGKQLLNDLDKFFTDAPPSPSLLHGDLWSGNYDYDDSGNPVLFDAAVYYGDRETDIAMTELFGGFPADFYSAYRYNYPLDSGYNTRKHVYNLYHILNHLNLFGSGYRHQAEHTINTLLAEIH; from the coding sequence ATGCACGTATGGCATGAAATCAGTGCACAAATTTCCGCCGTGACCGGTAAACCATTCCAGGTCAAAGAATCCCACCCGACCAGCGGCGGTTGCATCAATCAAACGTATTGTATAGCCAACGAATCGCAGTGTTTTTTTGTGAAACTGAATTCCGCGGATAATCTTGATATGTTTGCAGCGGAATCCGCCGGTCTCGAAGAAATCCGGCAATCGGCTGCGATACGTGTACCGCGGCCCATTTGCTACGGACACAACGATGAGATGGCATGGCTGGTGCTGGAATATCTCAATCTCAGCCAAAGTGCGCGTGGCAAAGCATCCGTTCTGGGCGAACAGCTGGCTGCCATGCATCGCGTGACTTCTTCGCAGTACGGCTGGTATCGCGACAATACCATCGGACAAACGCCGCAAATAAATTCATTTTCTTCCGATTGGGTAGAATTCTGGCGCACGCAACGATTGGGGTATCAACTCAATCTGGCACAACGGAATGGATTCATCGGGAGGTTACAAACATTGGGCAAGCAGTTATTAAACGATCTGGATAAATTTTTTACCGATGCGCCGCCCTCTCCATCGCTGTTGCACGGCGACCTGTGGAGTGGCAATTATGACTATGATGATAGCGGAAATCCGGTATTATTCGATGCTGCAGTCTATTACGGCGATCGCGAGACGGATATTGCCATGACCGAACTTTTCGGCGGCTTCCCAGCCGATTTTTATTCCGCTTACCGCTATAATTATCCGCTGGATTCCGGTTATAATACCCGTAAACACGTTTATAACCTCTATCATATTCTGAACCACTTGAATCTTTTTGGCAGCGGTTATCGCCATCAAGCCGAACATACAATAAATACGTTGCTTGCTGAAATTCATTAA
- a CDS encoding transposase produces the protein MLDLLDKANVQPGVRIHADKAYSSQKHRDALKSRGIKNGIQDKATKNNPLARRQLQRNSLITKSRYVVERTFGSQARWFNAKILRYRGLALAHAWHMLLAMAYNLKRLPKLFADRRMMTQI, from the coding sequence CTGCTGGATCTGCTCGACAAAGCCAATGTTCAGCCGGGAGTCCGCATTCATGCCGACAAGGCCTATAGCAGCCAGAAACATCGCGATGCTTTGAAATCACGCGGTATTAAAAATGGCATTCAGGATAAGGCCACAAAGAATAACCCATTGGCGCGTCGACAGTTGCAGCGCAATAGTCTGATCACGAAATCCCGCTATGTTGTTGAACGCACCTTCGGCAGTCAGGCACGTTGGTTCAATGCTAAAATCCTGCGTTATCGCGGTCTGGCCTTGGCGCATGCCTGGCATATGCTATTGGCGATGGCGTATAACCTGAAAAGGTTACCCAAACTCTTTGCCGATCGTCGAATGATGACGCAAATATAG
- a CDS encoding transposase: MLLFKMLLTGIWNGGLSDESVEDMANSNLHVMRFPGLSLEDDVPDHSVLSRFRTRLTAAGAWDGLLTRINEQIQAHDIAVRKGCHVDASITQSPRKPKTRPAYEVVNDREERDDEPDTQVAMRVIEVTQPGVDTEARWVRKGGQSVFGYKQHTMVDSAGLVMAVITTAANATTVSRCWICSTKPMFSRESAFMPTRPIAARNIAML; encoded by the coding sequence TTGCTGCTGTTCAAGATGCTGCTGACAGGAATCTGGAATGGAGGTTTAAGTGATGAATCGGTGGAAGACATGGCGAATTCGAATCTGCATGTGATGCGATTTCCAGGATTGTCGCTGGAAGACGATGTGCCGGACCACTCAGTATTGTCGCGCTTCAGAACGCGATTAACGGCGGCAGGCGCTTGGGATGGTTTGTTAACGCGGATAAATGAGCAAATACAAGCGCACGATATCGCGGTCAGAAAAGGCTGTCATGTCGATGCGAGCATTACGCAAAGTCCGCGTAAACCTAAAACCCGGCCTGCTTATGAAGTGGTGAATGACCGGGAAGAACGGGATGATGAGCCGGATACCCAAGTGGCGATGCGGGTTATTGAGGTGACCCAACCGGGCGTGGATACTGAGGCACGTTGGGTCAGGAAAGGTGGCCAATCGGTCTTTGGTTATAAACAACACACGATGGTCGATAGCGCCGGGTTGGTCATGGCAGTAATCACCACCGCAGCCAATGCCACGACAGTAAGCCGCTGCTGGATCTGCTCGACAAAGCCAATGTTCAGCCGGGAGTCCGCATTCATGCCGACAAGGCCTATAGCAGCCAGAAACATCGCGATGCTTTGA